A genome region from Erigeron canadensis isolate Cc75 chromosome 3, C_canadensis_v1, whole genome shotgun sequence includes the following:
- the LOC122590774 gene encoding protein SQS1-like, whose translation MAGGGNNKNKRFLNKTKSRQKPKKASSTTSLFVEGGLLSDWSPLTTGKTNSNSKSSYDGNKKKNMMNKSTRFEMGTTSTSAPPKSKSSNSKIIDSHKPKNNVFAYTYQGSPFVDEGGSEHSKWNESNPIKLLDSKKSNIIAYMDETPATDAINVKYTYEYGATFEADDTPHMGLGFHNVAEEQPIVGDITTPVIEREECSRFDSTSSHEMETDMMDDDDDDDDDEDAADVDASASPLTNSGFLSIGGMKLYTHDISCDDDDDDDDDDDDVDDDGRDNHEEILDSSAYEFSSDSSDSDGAYNSFSDLDDEIAKDYFEGIGGTYKVANVDGLIGQVLDSSDDDDDVNAGRFNEMLKGVSGIALQEASRKYGKKKPRSNNKKRAATTKHGTVTDDWSALDELMFVKNARFLCGKKKHAAKLPQSWPSKAEKSKNFKTFSGEKKKLRQDKITCKRKERMISRGVDLEKINHKLEQMVKNKADMISFQLMHSRDCSQVQRLAAIYRLRSGSQGSGKKRFVTVTRTQHTGMPSPSERVRIEKLLRVNNIEANDTIMGMTPSSGTKKAGLDPLDSKSTKIKTSGESSKKKRRDKDKTGSYAAQPVSFISSGNMVTEPAMTNMADQILSNDKPVANSPGYGAFEMHTTGFGSRMMAKMGYVDGSGLGKDGRGIAEPIEAIQRPKSLGLGAKVPETSKASEPMYATPPPQRQNWAVGQGSRSDSRGKSVNVQIGSFEKHTKGFGSKMMTKMGFVEGMGLGRDSQGIVQPLVANRLPKSRGLGAKG comes from the exons ATGGCCGGAGGTGGTAATAACAAGAATAAAAGATttctgaataaaacaaaatctCGACAAAAACCTAAGAAagcatcatcaacaacatcttTGTTTGTAGAAGGTGGTTTGTTATCCGATTGGTCTCCCCTTACAACtg GAAAAACTAATAGCAATTCAAAGAGTAGTTATGATGGGAATAAGAAGAAGAATATGATGAATAAATCAACAAGATTTGAGATGGGCACTACTTCTACTTCTGCTCCTCCTAAATCTAAATCTTCGAATTCCAAAATCATTGATTCTCACAAAccaaaaaacaatgtttttgcTTACACTTATCAG GGGAGTCCATTTGTAGATGAAGGTGGCTCTGAACATAGTAAGTGGAATGAATCGAATCCTATTAAATTGCTTGATTCCAAGAAATCGAATATAATTGCGTACATGGATGAGACACCAGCTACTGATGCTATTAATGTCAAGTATACTTACGAGTATGGTGCAACTTTTGAGGCAGACGATACTCCCCATATGGGATTAGGGTTTCATAATGTAGCCGAAGAACAACCTATTGTTGGTGACATCACAACTCCAGTTATTGAAAGGGAAGAATGTTCCCGATTTGATTCCACAAGCTCACATGAAATGGAAACTGATAtgatggatgatgatgatgatgatgatgatgatgaagatgcaGCGGATGTTGATGCTTCAGCATCGCCATTGACAAATTCGGGGTTCTTGTCAATTGGTGGCATGAAGTTGTACACCCACGATATTTcttgtgatgatgatgatgatgatgatgatgatgatgatgatgttgatgatgatggtcGAGACAATCATGAAGAAATCTTAGACTCGTCAGCATATGAATTTTCTTCTGACTCATCTGATAGTGATGGAGCGTATAATAGTTTTTCTGATCTAGACGATGAGATTGCAAAAGATTACTTTGAAGGGATCGGGGGGACTTACAAAGTTGCAAATGTTGATGGATTAATAGGACAAGTTCTTGATAGCtctgatgacgatgatgatgtaAATGCTGGCCGATTTAATGAAATGTTAAAGGGCGTAAGTGGCATTGCACTCCAGGAAGCATCAAGGAAATATGGCAAGAAGAAACCTCGCTCGAATAACAAAAAACGAGCAGCGACTACTAAACATGGAACTGTTACAGATGATTGGTCTGCTCTAGATGAGCTCATGTTTGTAAAGAATGCAAGATTTTTGTGTGGGAAGAAAAAGCATGCTGCAAAGCTTCCCCAGTCGTGGCcatccaaagctgaaaagagtaaaaatttcaaaacattttCAG GTGAGAAGAAGAAACTCCGCCAAGATAAGATTACTTGTAAGCGTAAGGAGAGGATGATAAGTCGTGGTGTTGATCTTGAGAAAATAAATCAC AAGCTAGAGCAGATGGTGAAGAACAAGGCTGATATGATATCCTTCCAACTTATGCATTCTCGTGATTGTTCCCAG GTTCAAAGGCTAGCAGCAATTTATCGTCTGCGCAGTGGCAGTCAAGGCTCAGGCAAAAAGAG GTTTGTAACAGTCACACGTACACAACACACGGGTATGCCTTCTCCGAGTGAAAGAGTTCGCATTGAAAAG TTGTTGAGAGTTAATAATATTGAAGCTAATGATACGATAATGGGCATGACACCTTCAAGTGGAACCAAGAAAGCTGGTTTAGACCCACTGGATTCAAAAtctacaaaaattaaaacatccGGGGAATCAAGTAAGAAAAAAAGGAGAGACAAAGATAAAACTGGCTCGTATGCCGCACAACCTGTTTCGTTTATCTCGAGTGGTAACATGGTAACTGAGCCTGCAATGACAAATATGGCTGACCAGATTTTAAGCAACGACAAACCCGTTGCTAACTCACCAGGTTATGGTGCCTTTGAGATGCACACAACTGGTTTTGGCTCAAGAATGATGGCAAAAATGGGATATGTTGATGGAAGTGGATTGGGCAAAGATGGCAGAGGAATAGCAGAACCAATTGAAGCAATCCAACGACCCAAGTCACTCGGGTTAGGAGCAAAGGTTCCCGAAACAAGCAAAGCATCAGAACCTATGTATGCAACCCCACCACCACAGAGACAAAATTGGGCTGTTGGCCAAGGATCAAGGAGTGATAGTAGGGGCAAGTCTGTAAATGTGCAGATTGGGTCTTTTGAAAAGCACACTAAAGGGTTCGGGTCTAAGATGATGACAAAAATGGGATTCGTTGAAGGAATGGGTCTTGGGCGAGACTCACAGGGCATAGTGCAGCCACTGGTTGCTAACAGGCTTCCGAAATCCAGAGGCTTGGGTGCCAAAGGATAG